gttattcaatcaagacgcactcgacaaatctatcgtcagttgctattgtctgtaagtgatttttttctgtaatttaagtctcaagctagctgtagtgctttcgttgatcattacctgtaattatcctcactttattcttttcggtggtattatgcaggatgaagatgtatgaaatgaaaaaaggtGGACGCTATGGAttggttcattgacccaaataccattaatgaagaGACATGGACATATGAATAGTCTAAACAAGAAGTAGAGAaaaacatgctagagttcttgaagcgcctcaataccaatcgagatatactacttccttacaacttccagtgagtcacactgtcttgtagtacaaattctgtttttgcttactagctagatgttaataagtgtatagggtttagggtagttgatgagtgttatgcacatgctcgcttaatttatacatgcaaacgtatgcgcatgcaggtaccactggatcttgttaatcattcaagttgaagaaggaacagttgaagtactggactcactgcTTAAAGAACCTAAAGACTACtcaatcgtgaaggggatagtcaacaggtaatttcaatcattattgaactatatgtcggcctctttaattcgtcatttcctgatatcaactaattaataactcctttattcattttctttgccggcgggcagggcttggcaAAAATTCATCAAAGAGGTTCCAGGCCCCGTGGAAAGAAAAGTTGTATTAGtttcgacccaaggtaagtaattaagtagtactagctagctagctaccatctttttaattctagtttcaataccattaattatcatgcttgattaattattatctgattgaattctatattctcgtaaaggccatgaagcaggcgccggggactgatttatgtgcatactacgtttgcgagaacattcgcatgatggcgtctgAAATGACCAAAGATGATAGACAGctatgggtacgtttgccagaacactattcataatttttacatcattatcgatatctaatcacacaactaatacatgcatattgatctccttcttaacagttcaattCGGTGCGGGATAAGCTCCTACTAACAGAGCGCGTACGTACGAGCAATACAAGGCACCAAGGCAAATGCCACTGGCTCcgaaggcaacatgtaggagaaattgtatatacctaattgtatatatatacatgtgtatgtgtgaattaATGGTGGTTGCGAGAcatttgatgatatatatatatatatatatatatatatatatatatatatatatatatatatatatatatatgatcggttctacgaggaattctatttatatatatgcataacgtgtacaatatgtagtattgtaaaataccagcaaatgaAAAAGAATTAAATAAAAAACACAAAATTGAAGGAAAAAGAAATTATGAACCCAAAACCCCCCaaccttttagtaccggttggtgccccGGCTCTGGCCCGTGCCACGTGGGGGCCCTTTAGTAGCGGTTCATGTTGAACCAGTACTAAGGGGGGACATTTAGTCCCCACCCTTCAGTGCCGGTTACaaaaccggcactaaagggccttacgTACCGGTGATACAgtccggttctgcactagtgaacTATGAACCCGTGGTGTCCCGCTCACACCCATGTCAGCCAAGATAGCTCCTCCATGCTTCGTGTATGAGGTGATTACACACCCATTCCTGAAGCCCTTCATAGCCCGGGGCATTGACAAGCAATCCAGTGACTCGTAGCCGGACCACTGGCTCAGTGACTACCTCACGGCTACATTGCAGGCGGTGACATCGGCAACACCTTACACTGTGTACCCTTATGCCTAACAGGCTCAGCATGCACATGGTTAAATGGGCTCACACCTAGTTCCATCCACACCTGGACAGATTTTGAAGCCGCCTTCATCAACAACTTCGAGGGCACATATCAATGCCCTGGCAGCGCGTACGGCCTCCACAACTGCATATAAGGAGATAATGAGCTTCTCTGAGAATTCATCTCACACTGGCTTAAAAGGAGAAACACGCTGATGATGGTGTACGAAGAATAAGCAATAGATGCCTTCATCAACTGCGCCTAGGCCTCATTTCTCCGTCACAAGCTGGGCAAGAAGCGGGTCGATGGGAAGCTAAGAACAATGTCAGAACTAATGAAGGTCGACAATGACTACACAACCGACGAAGAGACGGCCCGCACAGGCTGCTGCCTGACCGCGACTCTAGAGAATCTGGAGCCCGGGACGGCGAGGGCAACCAAAACAAAAACCACAACAACAATCGAGACGGCAAGAGAAAGGATGAGCTACAATCTGGCCTCATCGCGGCAACGAATGAGGTCGGTTCAGGTGGGGCAAAGAAGCAGTGATGGGACAACAAGTCCAGGCATCCAAGCCGCACCTATGAGGAAATCATGAACGGATCATGCAAGTACCATAGTCATGTGACCTACAAAGCCTCCTACTCCACCCACCACAAAATCTGCTCTAATGAATGACAAAACCCTGGTGACGAACCAATAAACGTCGTCTAAAATCATTTTTTGTGACGGCCAACCGTCACCAGCTTTTTTCCTCCCAGGGTAGCCCCCTTGGATGCGTTGGTGACGTTCTAGCCTTGTTTTACGCGAGCATTTGACCGTCACTACATATGTCCATATTGCGATGATTTGTGACATCACAGAAAATGATCAGCGGGTTGGGAAAGGGTAAAAAAATTGGTGGGCTTGAAAATAAAGTTTTGGGTTTTATGGAGTTCCAACAATCAAAGCATAAAACAACCCTCGGAACAAAAAATTCACAACATGTTGAAGCATAAGAAGTCGGACTGCTCACATGTGTCTTTCATGCAGATTAGTAGTGGTTCACAATATTCAAGTTATATTGTTTTTTACTACTTATTAGTTTATATAGGTAGTTACTCATATGTTTCAGAAATACTTATCCCTTGGAAGTTGACAACCGGTAAGTCTCCAATATGATACCTTGATCTGCTGCAACTCCATAGCCACATCGAACTGGAAGATGAGCTCGTGAGCCATCATGAGTCGCATCCTAGCACAACCCACATGTGTATCCCTCCCACTCATCACCTGACGGACCATGTTCTTGAACTGAAGGACGAGCCGGCAGGTCGGCCTCATCACCAGCGAGCGCCCAACCCTCCTCAACCCACTCCATGAAACCCCCCTCTTGATCCAAAACCTCTCAAACTAGAATCGTCGCCAACAAGTGGGTCACAAAGTGTAGTCCGGGAGAATGTAGAAATGGGTAGAGATGACGATGGAGAGACATCGAAGTGAGCAGTTGGGTGCCACTCCTCCCAGTCCACTGTGCAGAACATTCGGTCGAGCTTGACCAAGGTTGCATGACCACACTCGTTGGACCATATAGAGTCCTTGGCGAACGGTCTAATGACATCATTTTTCTATGTATTTTCCTAGGGATGCGGATGTCGAGTTGGGGCAACCCTACCGGGAGTACGTAGTAGCGATGGAAGCGCCACTCGGAGCGATGCAAGTGTGACATCATGAAAGGCAAAGTCGGTGAGGCGTCTCCTGAGACGGAGCACGATTAGGTGAAAGATTTAATCGCCTGCCCCGTTTTGTTTCTCACTTTGATCTGGGCCCACCTTCCATTGAGATAAACTAGGGCAAATGATCAAACTACAAGGTGAAATGGAGCAAATGATCAAATCCTGATCCCCGCGATTGGTGCGGAACGGAGTGTGAAGATGAAGAGGGCGTGTCATGCGGTGTTGCTAAACACAAGGCAAAGTTGTACCATTGGATGGTGTAGCGAAGAGAGTATTAGTGGTAGATAGTACTCCTAACAGAAGACATGATTGAGGCGAACCAACCTATGATTAGATGcttaggaggacagtggtatcTCCAGTCCACCAGAGTTCAAGTTGTACATTTGACATTGGTGCTCATATTTTTCTGAATTAATTCCAGGTCTTTCAGTGATGTGCGTTCAGTGAAAGAAAATGTTCATGTCGATTACGAAGACGTGTGCAGCAACTTGCCCGGTAGAAACCACGGTTAAGATGAAAACCACGGTTGAGCCTGGCCCGGTAGAACTTGCACCggctaagataaacctacacctGCAGACCCCGAGGAGACGTAGCGTATCTACCCTCCTACGCTAGCTGTTCTTCTCGGATCCGTTGATCAGAGAGCTTCACCAAACACCCAGTTAACTAAGATTATATTCCCTTAATTCGCGTGCGCTTAGCTAGCAAGCACATGCATGGATGTGCATGATAACCAGCATGCGCCCACCAATCACATGCGCCAGTGGATCGTCACATGCATAAGCCTGATTCGACCCGACAACCCCACCAATTAAGAAAACAAGAGACGCGAGAGGACAGAGGTCGCAACCAGGACCGGGGGTTCCGCCGCACGTTAGCCCGCCACTGCCATCGAAGGAGGGCATCGGGCGCCTATAAGATACACCAAGACGCCGTGTGCTGAGCCCATCCATCGATCCGCGCTGACCCCTGTCGTCGGGTGTACTCAACTTCCTCCACTAGCTAAGCTCCATCTGCATCCATCCATGGCGTCCGTGAAGATCGCCGTCGTCCTCTTGGCGTGCGCCACGCtcatggcgacggcggcggcgtacgCGCCGTACCGGCCCGAGCCCGAGCCCTGCAAGACGCAGGCCATGTACTTCAAGAACTGCCTCCTCCTCGTCAGTGAGTGCGAGAAGTGCTGCACAGGCGTGGTGGCGGACCCCGCGTGCTTCTGCGAGGTGGAGCGAGAGGCCGAGATCCAGTGCGCGCCCGGCCACCACTGCAGCCGCGCCGACAAGAAGATCAAGATCCACGAGATGAACCTCTCCTGCATGAAGAACCTCAAGTGCAAGCGTGCGTGAAGGCCGGTACCTTAGCTGCTTCCTACTACAAGTATATCTCGTCTCTCGTTTGTGTATCGACTTTGTGGTCTGGCTTTCTTCCGACTATGATGTTTATGTTGTGTCGTCGTCCTCATGTAAACTTTGGTATAACATGGTGCTCGATCTAAAACTATCCACATCGTCGCTGTACGCTTCTATCATGTACTTTGTCTGTCGAGATCACTTGATGCATGCATATGCATCTCTACTATTCTTCTTCAGGGATCAAGACATTTACCTCGACAAAAGTGTGCAACTGTTGTTTTTAATTTCTTATTATCGTTCCCAAATTCA
The sequence above is a segment of the Aegilops tauschii subsp. strangulata cultivar AL8/78 chromosome 6, Aet v6.0, whole genome shotgun sequence genome. Coding sequences within it:
- the LOC109765613 gene encoding uncharacterized protein yields the protein MASVKIAVVLLACATLMATAAAYAPYRPEPEPCKTQAMYFKNCLLLVSECEKCCTGVVADPACFCEVEREAEIQCAPGHHCSRADKKIKIHEMNLSCMKNLKCKRA